Genomic segment of Nitrospiria bacterium:
CTGCCTGCTCGAACCCCTCGGTATTCAGGAGACCCAATGGGTGGTCCGGTTTCCGTTGGGATGGGGCCCGCAGGATGAAGACCGGATCGGGCGGTTCTGGACGGCGGAGGGGTTCGATCGACCCGGAGTCGAACACGATGGGGTCGTCGCGATCAATCCCGGAGCCAGCTGGCCCAGCAAACGATGGATGCCGGAGCGCTACGCACGGGTCGCGGACCGCTTGGTAAAGGAGCACGGGATTCGAATTCTGATTTTGTGGGGGCCGGACGAGCGGCCCTTGGCCGAACGCATCGCCCGCTCGATGGGCGAGAAGGCCGTGATCGCCCCGGAGACGGATTTAAAACAGCTGACGGCCCTGATCAAGCGTTGCCGGTTGCTCGTCACCGGGGACACGGGACCGCTTCACATCGCCGCGGCCCTGGGGGTTCCGACCGTCTCCCTGTTCGGGCCGTCGGATCCGGATCGCAACGGGCCCTACGGCAGGGACCATGCGGTCGTCCGATCGCCGATCCCCCCCGCCACTCACTGGGAGAAGAAGGAGATCGGGGATCATTGGATGAGCGCGATCCCGGTCGAGGCCGTTCTCGAAGCGGCAAAGAAACGATTGGAACCGTAGGGGCAGGGCTTGCCCGACCCAAACCGGGCTCGGCCGGCGGCGCCCCTCCAAAATTAATGACATTACGCATCCTTCATCTTGATACCGAGCGCACCTGGCGGGGCGGGGAAGCCCAGCTTCTCCATTTGGCCCTGGGGCTGGCGCAGCGGGGCCATTACTGCATCGTGGCGGGTCAGCCCGACAGCCCGCTGCTTTCACGGGCGGCCGGGAAGGGATTAAGGACCGAGGCGGTCGCGATGCCTTCCGAATGGAGTCTGCCGGCCGTTTGGACGCTTTCGGAAATATTGAAACGGGAGAGGATCCAGGTGATCCACATGCATACCTCGCACGCCTGTACCTTGGGGGGGTGGGCCGCGCGCCTGGCCGGGGTACCGGCCCGCATTATCTCCCGGCGGGTGGATTTCTCGGTGCGGTCCAATCCCCTCCGGAAAATGAAATACCAATGGGGGGTGGATCGAATCCTGGCGATTTCGGAAGGCGTCCGAAACGTCCTGTTGGCCGACGGCCTGGATCCGAACCGCATCGAGGTGGTCCGCAGCGGAATCGACCCTCGGCCGTTCGATCCCGACTATCCGCCCGGGGAGGCCCGCCGGGAACTCGGAATCCCGGAGGGGTCTCCCGTGATCGGATGCGTGGCCCATTTCGCGGATCACAAGGGTCACCGTTATTTGATCGAGGCCGCCGTCCGCGTCGCCGCCGCGGTGCCCGACGTGCGCTTCCTCCTGGTCGGTGAGGGGGAACTTCGCCCGGCGATCGAACTTCAGATCAAGGACCTCGGGCTGGAAAGGCACGTCGTGTTAACCGGTTTTCGTAACGATGTGCCGAGGCTGTTGGCGGCGATGGATATCGTCGTATTATCCTCCCATCTGGAAGGACTGGGCACGTCTCTGTTGGACGCGATGGCGATGGCCCGGCCGGTCGTCGCGACTCGGGTGGGCGGGATCCCGGAAATGGTCGAGGACGGCCTGAACGGACGTCTCGTGCCCCCGCGCGATCCGGCGGCGCTGGCGGAGGCCTTGATCATGCTGATCAACCGGCCGGAAGAGCGAAAGCGGCTCGGTCGGGCCGGCCGGACCCGGATGCTTCAAACGTTTTCGGCCGAAGCGATGGTCGCGGCGACGGAGGCGGTCTACCGAAAGGTCCTGGATTCGAAGGGGATCAAAGGCTAGAAGGAAATTTCGATGTGCCGGATGGCCGGATATTGGGATCATCATTATAAAGGTCAATACGAAATGGCCGAGACCGTCATCCGCATGAGGGATACCTTGACTCACGGCGGACCCGATGATGCCGGTCACTGGACCGATCCGGATCGAGGGTTGGCGTTCGGGCACCGCCGCTTGTCCATCATCGATCTTTCGGCCTCGGGCCACCAGCCCATGCGCTTCCGCGAGACGGTTCTCGTCTATAACGGCGAGGTGTACAACTATTCCGAGATTCGGGCGGACCTCGAGCGGGCGGGATACGTCTTCGATTCCGGCTCCGACACCGAGGTGATTCTCAAAGCCTATGATCGCTGGGGGACGGATTGTCTTCAGCGGTTCAGGGGCATGTGGGCCTTTGCGCTCTGGGACGGCCGGACGGAGTCGTTGCTCCTGTGCCGCGACCGGGTCGGCGTCAAACCGCTGTACTGGTATTATAAGGACGGCCTCCTGATTTTTGGGTCCGAGCTGAAGGCGTTTCACAAACATCCCGGTTTCTCGAAAGACCTCGACCGTCGCGCCGCCCAACTCTATTTCCAGTACGGTTATATCCCGGCGCCGCACGCGATTTTCCGGAATGTCCGGAAGGTCCGGCCCGGCCATTTCCTGACGGCGGACCGGACCGGCGCGATTCGGGAAACGGCCTACTGGAACGTCCGGGAGAGCTATGTCCGGGGATTTTCGGAGGAGGGGCGTCGCCGCTGGAATCGGAAAACGGAGAAAGAGATCGAGGATGAGCTGGAGAAGGAGCTGATCGAATCCTTCAAACTTCGCCTGGTTTCGGATGTACCGGTCGGTATATTCCTGAGCGGTGGAATCGACAGCTCGGCCGTGGCGGCCCTGCTTCAGGCCCAGTCGGGACAGCGACTCAAGACCTTTACGATAGGCTTTTACGGAAAAAAGAGCTATGACGAGGCCCCGTGGGCCGGAAAAATCGCCGCTCATCTCGGAACCGACCATGTCGAGCATTATTTCGAGCCGAAGGAAGTGGCCGGGATCCTGGAAAAGGTGCCCCTTCTCTATGACGAACCCTTCGGGGACAGCTCGGCCCTGCCGACGTCTCTGGTCGCGACCGTGGCCCGACGCCACGTGAAGGTGGCCTTGTCGGCCGACGGCGGGGACGAACTCTTTCAGGGCTACCGTTTCTATCGTCAGGCCTTTCCGGCCTGGACGCATCCCCTGATCCGCTGGCTATCCGGCGTCCGCTCGAAACGGATCGTACTGGGGCCGTTCGAAAAGAAATTCCAAGCCGAGCGGGTAACCGCCTTTTATCCTTCCCGTCTTCGCCGGGCGCTCGCCCTCCTCCGGGAGGTGGATTTCCGGGACGGCTGGGACGTTCCGAGCGGGTTGATGTACTGTGATTTCATCGGCTATTTGCCGGACGATATTTTGGTCAAAGTGGACCGGGCCACGATGGGCGTCGCGTTGGAAGGCCGGGAGCCTTTTCTTGACCATCGCTTGGTCGAGTACGTGACCCAGATGCCGGTCGAGTACAAATTTCGGAACGGTGTGGCGAAATATCTCCTGAAAAAGATCCTGTACCGCTATATCCCCGAGCCGCTTCTGCGGCGGCCCAAACACGGTTTCAGCATCCCGCTGGATGATCCGGAATACCGCGGGAAGCTCGAGGCCTTGTTCGATCATTACCTGTCCGAGGAACGGCTGAGGGGAACCGATCTGATCGACACCGGACTCGTCCGAGGGCTTTTAGATCGGTGGAAGGCGGGACGCATCCGCCATGACCGCTTGTGGTACATCCTGTGTTTTCAGATCTGGGCCGATGCGTATCTGTTATAGGGGCTTGCGTCGCCCCCTCCATCCACCTAAGGTGGAATGGAGCCTCCCCCTCACGCTCGCCGTGCTCGCTGGGGGGATTTGCGAATCCGACGGTTCCAACAAATCCTGAATATTTCGGAAGGGGAGAGATTGGTTGAGTTTGAGTTGATCGAAGAGGATAAACCGTTCCGGGATCTGGCACCCGGATGGATCGATCTGCACCGCGCCGCGGTCCATCCCACGCCGTTCATGAGCTGGGAATGGGCGTCGAGCTGGTGGGACTTCTTCGGCTCCGGAAAACTCCACGTCGTTGCATTCCGACGGGGCGGGCGCCTTTCGGGACTCGCTCCGCTCTACCGCTGCGACGGCCCGTGGGGGATGTCGACGCTACGGCAGATCGGGGCGGGACAATCCGATTATCTGGATTTTCTCGTCGGACCCGAAGCCGGCGAAAAGGGGTACGGCGATCTGGTTCTTTCCGTTCTCGCCTCGGGCGACGCCGACCTGGTTTGGCTGGAACAGGTCCCGCCCGACCGCTTGGCGACCCTTCGGGACCGGGGCCGCTCGACCGGATCGTATTTCCAGGTGAAAGAGCGGGGGCATTGCTACATCGCCGAACTTCCGTCGCGGTGGGAGGAGTATCTTTCCGGCCTGGGGAGCAACGAGCGGTATAACATCGGCCGCAGGAGCCGCACCTTGGAAAAGCAACACGGCGTTGTGTTCCATCGCTACGATAAACCGGGAGAGGACCTGGATCGAAAAATGGACGATTTCTTCGATCTGATGATCCGTCGGCTGACGATGCGCGGACGGGTCCTGGCCGCGGACGAGACGGTCTCGCGGGGCTTCCACAAAAGCATCGCACAGCGCTTCGCCGCGCAGGGGTGGCTCAATCTCAGTACGCTGGAGAAGGACGGCCGGATGATCGCCGGCCTGCTTTCGTTTGAATACGGCGGAACGCTTTTCTACTATCATTCCGGCTTCGATCCGGCCTGGGCCAAATTCAGCGTCGGCATGGTTCTGATGGCCAAATGCATCGAGGATGGAATCGGTCGCGGTCTTCGTCAATTCGATTTCATGCGGGGTCGCGCCGCTTATAAGATGAAGTGGAAGGTGAAAGAGCGAAGCTTCTTTCGCGTCGTCATCGCCCGGTCGATGGGCGGCTATCTTAAGTTCCTCGGCCACGGAGTGGCCTCTCGCCTTCAAAAGAATATCGGCCGCTGGGCCGGCGCCCGGGGCGGGGGCCGCGACCGGTCGGAAGCGGTCCCTTCGGCCGTAAGGGGGCCGCGCATATGAGTTCCGATCGGGCCGTCAAATACATCCGTCGTCTGCTCCGACCCCGGAGATGGGTTCGGAATGCCCTGGTGTACTTCTGGCATGCCGACGGAATCCGGAATAAGGCCAAGCTGGTCGGCTATTCCCTGATCCATGTCCTGCGAAAAGGCGGCCTTCAAACCCCTCCGGCATCCGAATGGACAATCCGGCTCAAGGGTCTCGAAATTCATTTTGCTCCGAACCTCGGGGAGTTGATCACCTACAAGGAGATCTTTGTGAGCCGGGTCTATCAACGGCTTCCGGACTTTCGCCCGACGGGATACGCGGTGGTATTCGACGTCGGCGCCAACATCGGATTTTACACGCTTCAGGCAGCGGCGTCGCTGGCCGGGGGAACGATCTACGCCTTTGAACCGAACCCCGAAGCCTATTCGAAGTTGGTGGAAAATGTCGGGGCCAATCGCGCGAAGAATGTTCATCTGTTGCCTTACGCGGTGGGTTCAAAACAGGGCCGGGTTTGGTTGCGACGTGCCGAACGAACGGGCCTGGGTAGCGTGGAGGAGTCGCCCGCGGAGACGGGTAACTCGCGGGTGGAGGTGGAGATGGTCACGCTGGACGGCATGGTCGAGAAGCATTCCGTCACACGAATCGACTTGATGAAGATCGACGTGGAGGGCCACGAGGAAGCCGTGCTGGCGGGAGGGGAGCGGGCGCTCGGCATGACCCGAAGAATCGTGATGGAATACCACGGCCCGGAGATCCTCGAACGCGTCCGGAAATTTCTTCCGGATCGGGGTTTCCGGGAGGTACTGGAATACCGGGGCCATGTCTATTTCGTGAATAGGCGTCCGGTCGGGGGCTGATGAAGATCGCCATGCTCACCAAGCATTTTAACTTCCGGAACGGATCGAGCCGTTCGGTCCATGAGGTGGCGGTTCGACTGACGGCCCGCGGTCACGAGGTCCATATTTTTTGCAACCGGAGGCCGGATTCGTATCCCCCGAGGCCCGTTCTGCGGCATGTTCCGACGCTGCCCCTGGGATCATGGGCCCGGACCTTGACCTTCGATTGGGGATGCCGTCGCAGGATTCATGCCGAACCCTTCGATATCGTCCACGGGCATGGGAACACCATCGAACAGGATGTGGTAACCGTCCGCATCTGCCGCAAGGCCAACCGGGTGGCCCGGGGTCTTTCCCTCTCTCGGTGGGACCCTCATCTTTGGATGGAGTCCCGCCAATTGTCGAATCCAAGGCTCAAACGAATCATTGCCCTATCCGGGATGGTCAAGAAGGACCTTCAGCGTTACTACGGAATCGCATCCGGGAGGATCGTGACCATCCCCAACGGGGTCGACGCGGCCCGTTTCCACCCGAACCTCGGGGCCGTTCACCGCGACCGGGTCCGGACCGCCCTCGGCCTTTCGAAGGAAGATTTTGCGGTCCTGTTCATCGCCTCTGGCAATTATGTCAACCGCGGACTGTTGAACGTCCTTTCGATGGTGAAGCAGCGTCCTTTGAACGGCCTGAAGCTCGTCGTGGCCGGCGGCGACAGGCCGGGACTATTCCGGGACCGCGCCCGGGACCAGGGGATCGAAGAACGGTTGATTTTTTTGCCGTTCACGGACCGGATCGAGGAATTGCACAGCGGGATGGATGCGTTGATTTTTCCGTCCTATTATGACACGTTCGGAAACGTGCCCTTGGAGGCGATGGCCTCCGGACTGCCCGTCATCGTCACGGCCCAGTGCGGGGTGAGCGAGCTGATCACGCACGGTCGGGACGGTCTCATCCTGAAGCATACCGAGGACCTGGACGGCATGGCCGCGGCCCTGGGCGGATTAATGGACGGGGAGCGGCGCGCGCGGATCGGTCGCGCGGCCCGGGTGACGGCGGAGCGCTACAGTTGGGACTCCGTGGCCGAGCGGACGCTGGAAGTCTACTCGGAATTGATCCCGTCCGGGAGGACGACGTGAAGTCCCGCCTCGTCCGACGCATACCGGTTCTACTCTATCACAAGATCGGCGTGGCCCCGAGGGGGGTCCGCAATCCGCGATCCTGGGTCTCTCCGGATCGATTCTCCTGGCAGATGAATTATCTCTCCCGGCGGGGCTGGCGGTGCATCACGCCCGGGGCGCTGGCGGCCCATTACCGGGGAGAGAAGGAGGCCGATTCGAAATCCATCCTGATCACGTTTGATGACGGATCCCGGAGTTGTTACCGGGAGGCGTTTCCGGTGTTGCGTTCTCTGGGAATGACCGCCACGGTCTTCATCGTCTCCGGGCAACTTGGCGGCCGGGCCGTATGGGATCGCAACCCGGATCATCCCGATGACGAGTTGCTGACGATCGGGGAGATCCGCGAACTGGCGCAGGCGGGCTGGTCCATCGGCGCCCATTCCATGACCCATTCCCGCCTTCCCACTTTATCGCGGGAGGAGGCCGACCGGGAAATCAGGGAATCCAAGCGGCGGCTTGAAGAAACGCTTTCAATGCCCATCGGCACCTTTGCCTATCCCTACGGAGCCTTCGCGCCCGAACATGCCGGGCTTGTCCGGAAGGCGGGGTACGAGACCGGGTTCACCACCCATTACCCCGAGCAGGGGCTTTACGCCATCCGGCGGGAAAACATCCACGGGGAGGTTTACGCCCTGCGGTTTCTGTGGCGGTTTCGGCGTGCAAGACGAGGAACATTTCAGAATGGCGAAGCTTAAAATCATCCATCTCTTGGCCAGCTACAAATGGACCGGAGCGGCCGAGGGGGTGGTTACGCTCTGCCGCGATTTGAAAAACCAGGGGCACGATGTCCGTCTTTATTGCACCCCCAATTCACGAAGGTTGCTGGCCGATCCGGCGCTTCAACGGGGTGTGACCCCGGAAGGCGACTTATGGCTGGCGCGAAAACATCCCATTCTGAACGCCTTGGACATCCATCGCTTAAAAGGGATTATAAAACGGGAACGACCGGACATCCTTCATCTTCACCTTTCGGCGGATCACTGGATCGGAGCCCTGGCGGCCCGTTGGGCCGGAGGGACGGCTCGCGTCCTACGGACGATCCATAACGCCCGGACGATCAAACGCCGGCCCTTCCGGTCCTGGCTCTACGAATCCCTGACCGACGGTTTCGTAACGCTGTGCGAGAAAGATCGGGGACAACTGATGCGGGATTATCGGATCGATCCGAAGCCGGTCGCGGTCATTCACGGCGCCGTGGACACGGCACGGTTTCATTCCGACGTGGAGGCGCGCCTGGGCCGCGCGGAATTTGGAATCAAGATGACGACCCCGGTCGTGGGCATGGTGGCCCGGTTCCAGGCGCACCGGCGGCATGAGATCCTGATCGAAGCCTTGGCCCGGCTTCAAAAGCATTTTCCGACGATCCGTCTGCTCCTGGTGGGGCGGGGGGAGCATCAGCCGGCGCTTGAACGAAGCGTCCGGGATAAGGGCCTCGAACGCTGCGTGATCTTCACCGGCTATCGCGACCGAGACCTGCCCCAGATCTATGCCGCCATGGATGTCGCGGTCCTTTTGGCCGTGGGGAACGACGGTTCCTGCCGCGCGGCGCTCGAGGCGATGGCGGTCGGACGGCCGGTCGTCGGTTTCCCGGTGGGGGCCTTGCCGGAGACGATTGTGGAAGGGGTGACGGGGTATCTGGTGGCGGACGGGGATCCGGAAAGGCTCGCGGACTGTCTGGCCGCACTGTTGTCCGATCGTCCGAGAATGCAGGCGATGGGTGAGGCGGCCCGCAAGCGGATCGAGGCCGAATTTACCGAGGCGGCGCGCTTGGAACGAACCGTGGAGTTTTATCGAACGGTGATCGGGAAGCGACAAGGAGATGTTTCTGGCCGAGGTCGATGACAAGGACCTTGCCCCCTACGAGAAGCGGCGGTACGGACCGCCGCGAGCCGGGGATGCCGGAGGAAATCCGATGGAAGGGTTATCC
This window contains:
- a CDS encoding polysaccharide deacetylase family protein: MKSRLVRRIPVLLYHKIGVAPRGVRNPRSWVSPDRFSWQMNYLSRRGWRCITPGALAAHYRGEKEADSKSILITFDDGSRSCYREAFPVLRSLGMTATVFIVSGQLGGRAVWDRNPDHPDDELLTIGEIRELAQAGWSIGAHSMTHSRLPTLSREEADREIRESKRRLEETLSMPIGTFAYPYGAFAPEHAGLVRKAGYETGFTTHYPEQGLYAIRRENIHGEVYALRFLWRFRRARRGTFQNGEA
- a CDS encoding FkbM family methyltransferase translates to MSSDRAVKYIRRLLRPRRWVRNALVYFWHADGIRNKAKLVGYSLIHVLRKGGLQTPPASEWTIRLKGLEIHFAPNLGELITYKEIFVSRVYQRLPDFRPTGYAVVFDVGANIGFYTLQAAASLAGGTIYAFEPNPEAYSKLVENVGANRAKNVHLLPYAVGSKQGRVWLRRAERTGLGSVEESPAETGNSRVEVEMVTLDGMVEKHSVTRIDLMKIDVEGHEEAVLAGGERALGMTRRIVMEYHGPEILERVRKFLPDRGFREVLEYRGHVYFVNRRPVGG
- a CDS encoding glycosyltransferase family 9 protein is translated as MERILIIKLGAVGDVIHTLPVLETLRNSFPKAHIGWAVEGAAAPVLKGNPALSELIPLERKKLRGVSGLVYFRRWLRSLREKKFDTALDPHNLFKSGVIAYGSGAALRIGFQKFREGNFLFTNRRVQPDPRHRHAVEKYLCLLEPLGIQETQWVVRFPLGWGPQDEDRIGRFWTAEGFDRPGVEHDGVVAINPGASWPSKRWMPERYARVADRLVKEHGIRILILWGPDERPLAERIARSMGEKAVIAPETDLKQLTALIKRCRLLVTGDTGPLHIAAALGVPTVSLFGPSDPDRNGPYGRDHAVVRSPIPPATHWEKKEIGDHWMSAIPVEAVLEAAKKRLEP
- a CDS encoding glycosyltransferase; this encodes MTLRILHLDTERTWRGGEAQLLHLALGLAQRGHYCIVAGQPDSPLLSRAAGKGLRTEAVAMPSEWSLPAVWTLSEILKRERIQVIHMHTSHACTLGGWAARLAGVPARIISRRVDFSVRSNPLRKMKYQWGVDRILAISEGVRNVLLADGLDPNRIEVVRSGIDPRPFDPDYPPGEARRELGIPEGSPVIGCVAHFADHKGHRYLIEAAVRVAAAVPDVRFLLVGEGELRPAIELQIKDLGLERHVVLTGFRNDVPRLLAAMDIVVLSSHLEGLGTSLLDAMAMARPVVATRVGGIPEMVEDGLNGRLVPPRDPAALAEALIMLINRPEERKRLGRAGRTRMLQTFSAEAMVAATEAVYRKVLDSKGIKG
- a CDS encoding GNAT family N-acetyltransferase, translated to MVEFELIEEDKPFRDLAPGWIDLHRAAVHPTPFMSWEWASSWWDFFGSGKLHVVAFRRGGRLSGLAPLYRCDGPWGMSTLRQIGAGQSDYLDFLVGPEAGEKGYGDLVLSVLASGDADLVWLEQVPPDRLATLRDRGRSTGSYFQVKERGHCYIAELPSRWEEYLSGLGSNERYNIGRRSRTLEKQHGVVFHRYDKPGEDLDRKMDDFFDLMIRRLTMRGRVLAADETVSRGFHKSIAQRFAAQGWLNLSTLEKDGRMIAGLLSFEYGGTLFYYHSGFDPAWAKFSVGMVLMAKCIEDGIGRGLRQFDFMRGRAAYKMKWKVKERSFFRVVIARSMGGYLKFLGHGVASRLQKNIGRWAGARGGGRDRSEAVPSAVRGPRI
- a CDS encoding glycosyltransferase family 4 protein gives rise to the protein MKIAMLTKHFNFRNGSSRSVHEVAVRLTARGHEVHIFCNRRPDSYPPRPVLRHVPTLPLGSWARTLTFDWGCRRRIHAEPFDIVHGHGNTIEQDVVTVRICRKANRVARGLSLSRWDPHLWMESRQLSNPRLKRIIALSGMVKKDLQRYYGIASGRIVTIPNGVDAARFHPNLGAVHRDRVRTALGLSKEDFAVLFIASGNYVNRGLLNVLSMVKQRPLNGLKLVVAGGDRPGLFRDRARDQGIEERLIFLPFTDRIEELHSGMDALIFPSYYDTFGNVPLEAMASGLPVIVTAQCGVSELITHGRDGLILKHTEDLDGMAAALGGLMDGERRARIGRAARVTAERYSWDSVAERTLEVYSELIPSGRTT
- a CDS encoding glycosyltransferase family 4 protein produces the protein MAKLKIIHLLASYKWTGAAEGVVTLCRDLKNQGHDVRLYCTPNSRRLLADPALQRGVTPEGDLWLARKHPILNALDIHRLKGIIKRERPDILHLHLSADHWIGALAARWAGGTARVLRTIHNARTIKRRPFRSWLYESLTDGFVTLCEKDRGQLMRDYRIDPKPVAVIHGAVDTARFHSDVEARLGRAEFGIKMTTPVVGMVARFQAHRRHEILIEALARLQKHFPTIRLLLVGRGEHQPALERSVRDKGLERCVIFTGYRDRDLPQIYAAMDVAVLLAVGNDGSCRAALEAMAVGRPVVGFPVGALPETIVEGVTGYLVADGDPERLADCLAALLSDRPRMQAMGEAARKRIEAEFTEAARLERTVEFYRTVIGKRQGDVSGRGR
- the asnB gene encoding asparagine synthase (glutamine-hydrolyzing) gives rise to the protein MAGYWDHHYKGQYEMAETVIRMRDTLTHGGPDDAGHWTDPDRGLAFGHRRLSIIDLSASGHQPMRFRETVLVYNGEVYNYSEIRADLERAGYVFDSGSDTEVILKAYDRWGTDCLQRFRGMWAFALWDGRTESLLLCRDRVGVKPLYWYYKDGLLIFGSELKAFHKHPGFSKDLDRRAAQLYFQYGYIPAPHAIFRNVRKVRPGHFLTADRTGAIRETAYWNVRESYVRGFSEEGRRRWNRKTEKEIEDELEKELIESFKLRLVSDVPVGIFLSGGIDSSAVAALLQAQSGQRLKTFTIGFYGKKSYDEAPWAGKIAAHLGTDHVEHYFEPKEVAGILEKVPLLYDEPFGDSSALPTSLVATVARRHVKVALSADGGDELFQGYRFYRQAFPAWTHPLIRWLSGVRSKRIVLGPFEKKFQAERVTAFYPSRLRRALALLREVDFRDGWDVPSGLMYCDFIGYLPDDILVKVDRATMGVALEGREPFLDHRLVEYVTQMPVEYKFRNGVAKYLLKKILYRYIPEPLLRRPKHGFSIPLDDPEYRGKLEALFDHYLSEERLRGTDLIDTGLVRGLLDRWKAGRIRHDRLWYILCFQIWADAYLL